The Thermodesulfobacteriota bacterium genome has a segment encoding these proteins:
- the ilvB gene encoding biosynthetic-type acetolactate synthase large subunit translates to MKKTGSQIVVECLKKEGVDTLFNYPGGAVLPLFDELLNAPFRQILVRHEQAAVHAADGYARASGKVGVVLVTSGPGATNTVTGIVTAYMDSIPLVILTGQIPTNLIGNDAFQEADIVGITRPCTKHNYLVKEIKDLSRILKEAFYIARSGRPGPVLVDLPKDILVNTTEFKYPEKVHIRGYRPTLEGHPGQIQRATQMILKSKRPVFYVGGGIVSANASKELLQLAEKLGIPVTMTLMGLGGFPGNHPLSLGMLGMHGTYQANMAVMESDLLIAVGARFDDRVTGKIESFAPQAKIIHIDIDPTSISKNVRVDLPIVGDCKHILSRILSLLEKEETRVFKEGLQKWHRQIESWKAIYAMNYHQDRIIKPQFVIEKLDELTSGEAIITTEVGQHQMWAAQFYRFLRPRTFLTSGGLGTMGFGLPAAIGAQIAFPNKLVINISGDGSFQMNSQELATAVQYRLPIKVVILNNGYLGMVRQWQEFFYGKRYASSSLEGISPDFVKLAEAYGAVGMRVNEPEEVLPALKKALSLPEPVVLDVLVDPEENVYPMVPAGEPLNQMRLV, encoded by the coding sequence ATGAAAAAGACCGGTTCTCAGATCGTCGTGGAATGCCTGAAAAAAGAGGGGGTGGATACCCTCTTTAACTATCCCGGCGGGGCCGTTCTTCCCCTCTTCGACGAACTGCTCAATGCGCCCTTCCGCCAGATCCTCGTCCGGCATGAACAAGCCGCCGTCCATGCAGCGGATGGGTATGCCCGGGCCTCGGGAAAGGTGGGGGTGGTGCTGGTCACCTCCGGACCAGGGGCCACCAACACGGTGACGGGGATCGTCACCGCTTATATGGATTCGATTCCCCTGGTCATCCTCACAGGCCAGATCCCCACCAATCTCATCGGGAACGACGCCTTCCAAGAGGCCGACATCGTCGGAATCACCCGACCCTGTACCAAACACAACTACCTCGTCAAAGAGATCAAGGACCTCAGCCGTATTCTCAAGGAGGCCTTCTACATCGCCCGAAGCGGCCGTCCCGGCCCCGTGCTCGTCGATCTTCCCAAGGATATCCTCGTGAACACAACCGAGTTTAAGTACCCTGAAAAGGTCCATATCCGGGGCTATCGACCGACCCTCGAAGGCCATCCGGGTCAGATTCAAAGGGCCACCCAGATGATCCTGAAATCGAAAAGGCCCGTCTTCTACGTCGGTGGAGGGATCGTCTCCGCCAACGCCTCCAAGGAACTTCTCCAGCTTGCCGAAAAACTGGGCATCCCCGTCACCATGACGCTCATGGGGCTTGGGGGGTTTCCAGGAAACCACCCCCTCTCCCTCGGGATGTTGGGGATGCACGGAACTTACCAGGCCAACATGGCGGTCATGGAGTCCGACCTCCTCATCGCGGTGGGGGCCCGGTTCGACGACCGCGTCACGGGGAAGATCGAGTCCTTCGCCCCCCAGGCCAAAATCATCCATATCGACATCGACCCCACCTCCATCAGCAAAAATGTGAGGGTCGACCTCCCCATTGTGGGGGACTGCAAGCATATCCTTTCCAGGATCCTCTCCCTTCTCGAGAAAGAGGAGACCCGGGTTTTTAAAGAGGGTCTGCAGAAGTGGCACCGCCAGATCGAGAGCTGGAAGGCCATCTATGCGATGAATTACCACCAGGACCGGATCATCAAGCCCCAATTTGTGATCGAGAAGCTGGACGAGCTCACCTCGGGCGAGGCCATCATCACCACCGAGGTAGGACAACACCAGATGTGGGCGGCCCAGTTCTATAGATTCTTGAGGCCCAGGACCTTTCTCACCTCCGGCGGCCTCGGAACGATGGGGTTCGGCCTTCCCGCGGCCATCGGAGCCCAGATCGCCTTTCCCAACAAACTGGTCATCAATATCTCCGGCGATGGGAGTTTCCAGATGAACTCTCAGGAACTGGCCACAGCGGTCCAGTACCGGCTGCCCATCAAAGTGGTCATTCTGAACAACGGGTATCTCGGAATGGTCAGGCAATGGCAGGAGTTCTTTTATGGAAAACGGTATGCCTCCTCTTCGCTCGAGGGGATTTCGCCCGATTTCGTGAAACTGGCAGAGGCCTATGGGGCCGTGGGGATGCGCGTGAATGAACCCGAGGAGGTCCTCCCTGCCTTGAAGAAGGCCCTCTCCCTTCCCGAGCCGGTGGTCCTGGACGTCCTCGTCGACCCGGAGGAGAACGTCTACCCCATGGTGCCTGCTGGGGAGCCTCTGAACCAGATGAGGCTCGTCTGA
- a CDS encoding DUF465 domain-containing protein, protein MTTKDELLIERLMKEDEEFMRLKQAHLELESQLAELEKKPFLTPRDEMEIKMIKKKKLAYKDEMEKILRRYR, encoded by the coding sequence ATGACGACTAAAGACGAGTTGCTCATCGAGCGATTGATGAAGGAAGACGAGGAATTCATGAGACTTAAACAGGCTCATCTGGAGCTCGAAAGCCAGCTGGCAGAGCTCGAGAAAAAGCCCTTTCTCACCCCCCGGGATGAGATGGAAATCAAGATGATCAAGAAAAAGAAACTGGCTTACAAAGACGAAATGGAAAAAATCCTGCGAAGATATCGATGA
- the tsaB gene encoding tRNA (adenosine(37)-N6)-threonylcarbamoyltransferase complex dimerization subunit type 1 TsaB → MKVLGIDTSTRCESIGLIDGQEVLADYLCNLPVTHSERLLSSIAFVLRETRTPLEEIDAWAISLGPGSFTGLRIGVATIKGLAYATRKPVIGISSLEVLAAPLVPTPYLICPILDARKGEVYTAFFRCEETKGLRRCTEFRALPPEDLTQEIHEKVILVGDGVFTYGDRLKESLPSFALFPDPSLHHPRGSVVARLGSQLLSQGLRLPLETFTPIYVRPSEAEIKWEAKHPI, encoded by the coding sequence ATGAAAGTGCTTGGAATCGATACCTCTACCCGATGTGAAAGCATCGGATTGATCGACGGCCAAGAGGTCCTCGCAGACTATCTCTGTAACCTCCCGGTCACCCATTCTGAAAGGTTGCTCTCCTCCATCGCCTTCGTCCTCCGGGAGACCCGAACCCCTTTGGAAGAGATCGACGCTTGGGCCATCTCCCTGGGCCCAGGCTCTTTTACAGGCCTGAGGATCGGCGTGGCCACCATCAAGGGCCTGGCCTATGCCACTCGAAAGCCGGTCATCGGCATCTCTTCCCTTGAGGTGTTGGCCGCACCCCTCGTCCCCACCCCCTATCTCATCTGCCCCATCCTCGATGCACGAAAGGGGGAGGTCTATACCGCCTTCTTCCGATGCGAGGAAACGAAAGGGCTCCGCAGGTGCACGGAATTCCGGGCGCTCCCGCCAGAGGATCTGACCCAGGAGATTCACGAGAAGGTCATCCTGGTCGGGGACGGGGTATTCACCTACGGGGATCGTTTGAAAGAAAGCCTTCCTTCTTTCGCCCTGTTTCCCGATCCCTCGCTTCATCATCCTCGCGGTTCGGTCGTGGCGAGGTTGGGTAGCCAGCTCCTCTCCCAGGGTCTGAGGCTTCCCCTTGAGACCTTCACGCCGATCTATGTCCGTCCCTCCGAAGCAGAGATTAAATGGGAGGCGAAACACCCCATTTGA
- the rseP gene encoding RIP metalloprotease RseP, whose translation MLTTLLSFVIVLGVLVFAHELGHFLLAKRLGVGVLTFSLGFGPKVLWKKIGETQYQIAAIPLGGFVKLLGENPEEEVREELRNRSFAHQPIWKRALIIAAGPFFNFFLALVLFSTVNLFGIPYSPPKVGEVNPGMPADQAGLKKGDLILSIDGQDLKSWEDLSRIIRNSQGKEMTFKVRRETETFEVRITPKASTLKNLFGEEVSTYVIGITHPGEVLIEKVNPLEAIGKGVLQTYQGIKLTVTGIIKLILRVIPAKTIGGPILIAQMAGEQAKRGVLSLVLFTAVLSINLGVINLFPIPILDGGHFIFLGLEALLRRPISLRKMEIAQHIGLILIILLMLLAFYNDLIRLLSPEGGLGF comes from the coding sequence GTGTTAACCACCCTCCTCTCCTTCGTCATCGTCCTGGGAGTGCTCGTCTTCGCCCATGAGCTGGGACACTTTCTCTTGGCCAAACGATTGGGCGTTGGCGTCCTCACGTTTTCCCTCGGCTTCGGGCCGAAGGTCCTATGGAAGAAGATCGGAGAAACCCAGTACCAGATCGCCGCCATCCCCCTGGGTGGCTTCGTCAAATTGCTCGGAGAAAATCCAGAGGAGGAGGTCCGCGAAGAACTTCGAAACCGTTCCTTCGCTCACCAACCGATCTGGAAGCGAGCCCTGATCATCGCCGCTGGACCTTTCTTCAATTTCTTCCTCGCCCTCGTCCTCTTTTCAACGGTCAACCTCTTCGGGATTCCTTATTCCCCGCCCAAGGTGGGAGAGGTCAACCCGGGAATGCCGGCGGACCAAGCGGGTTTGAAGAAAGGGGACCTCATCCTTTCCATTGACGGCCAAGACCTGAAAAGCTGGGAGGATCTGTCTCGAATCATTCGCAACAGTCAGGGCAAGGAGATGACGTTCAAGGTGAGGCGCGAAACCGAGACCTTCGAAGTCCGGATCACCCCAAAGGCCTCCACCCTAAAAAACCTTTTCGGCGAGGAGGTCTCCACTTATGTCATCGGAATCACGCACCCAGGAGAAGTCCTGATCGAAAAGGTCAATCCCCTGGAGGCCATCGGGAAGGGCGTCCTCCAGACCTATCAGGGGATCAAGTTGACCGTGACCGGGATCATCAAGCTCATCCTGAGGGTCATCCCCGCGAAGACGATCGGAGGGCCCATCTTGATTGCCCAGATGGCCGGCGAGCAGGCCAAAAGGGGCGTATTGAGCCTGGTCCTCTTCACAGCCGTGCTGAGCATCAATCTCGGGGTGATCAATCTCTTTCCCATTCCTATCCTGGATGGAGGCCACTTCATCTTTCTCGGTCTGGAGGCCCTTCTCAGAAGACCCATCAGCCTCCGAAAGATGGAGATCGCCCAACATATCGGCCTCATCCTGATCATCCTCCTGATGCTTCTGGCTTTTTACAATGATCTGATCCGCCTCCTCTCCCCGGAGGGAGGGCTCGGCTTTTAA
- a CDS encoding 1-deoxy-D-xylulose-5-phosphate reductoisomerase, translating into MKRLAILGSTGSIGVNTLDIVQRYPDRFEVVGLSGGVNIELLREQTLKFRPKVVSLLNPEVAKEFQKTLTGREIEVVCGIEGLIRVATHPEVDQVVSAVVGAVGLIPTLSAIKSRKSIALANKEPLVMAGRLIMEEAKRHQVTILPVDSEHSAIFQSLLGHRKEDIHRLILTASGGPFLNLPLSKLHEVTVKDALHHPHWEMGKKITIDSASLMNKGLEVIEAHWLFGIPVERISVQIHPQSVIHSMVEYTDGSIICQMAIADMRIPIAYALSYPGRMELPLPPLDLPKVGPLTFFHPDPEKFPCLGLAYRSIEIGETMPAILNAANEVAVHSFLEGAIRFTDIPLIIQKVMEEHQVTAVQTIEDILKADQWARARAKSLVERKHPC; encoded by the coding sequence ATGAAACGTCTGGCCATTCTCGGTTCCACAGGTTCGATCGGCGTCAACACCCTTGACATCGTTCAGCGTTACCCTGACCGATTCGAGGTCGTCGGCCTCTCCGGCGGCGTCAACATCGAGTTGCTCCGTGAACAGACCCTCAAGTTTCGACCCAAAGTGGTCTCCCTTCTCAATCCGGAGGTCGCCAAAGAATTTCAAAAGACCCTGACGGGCAGGGAGATCGAGGTGGTCTGTGGCATCGAGGGATTGATCCGCGTGGCCACCCATCCTGAAGTGGACCAGGTGGTCTCCGCGGTCGTGGGCGCGGTGGGACTCATCCCCACCCTTTCGGCCATCAAATCCCGAAAATCGATCGCCCTGGCCAACAAAGAGCCTTTGGTGATGGCAGGGAGGCTCATCATGGAAGAGGCCAAGAGACATCAGGTGACGATCCTGCCCGTCGATAGCGAACACAGCGCCATCTTTCAATCCTTGCTCGGCCATCGGAAGGAGGATATCCATCGGCTCATCTTGACCGCGTCGGGTGGCCCCTTTCTCAACCTTCCCCTTTCGAAACTCCATGAGGTCACGGTCAAGGACGCCCTTCATCATCCCCATTGGGAGATGGGAAAGAAGATCACCATCGACTCGGCTTCCCTGATGAACAAAGGATTGGAGGTGATCGAGGCCCACTGGCTCTTCGGCATTCCGGTGGAGAGGATCAGTGTCCAGATCCATCCTCAAAGCGTGATCCATTCCATGGTCGAATATACCGACGGATCGATCATCTGCCAGATGGCCATTGCCGATATGCGCATCCCGATCGCCTATGCCCTATCGTACCCTGGCCGTATGGAGCTTCCCCTGCCCCCGCTGGACCTCCCGAAGGTGGGACCGCTCACGTTCTTCCATCCCGATCCTGAAAAATTCCCCTGCCTTGGGTTAGCCTACCGGTCCATCGAGATCGGAGAGACCATGCCCGCCATCTTGAATGCGGCCAATGAGGTGGCCGTCCATAGTTTTCTCGAGGGAGCGATCCGCTTCACCGACATCCCTCTCATCATTCAAAAAGTCATGGAGGAACACCAGGTCACCGCGGTTCAGACGATTGAAGATATCCTGAAAGCTGATCAATGGGCTCGCGCAAGAGCCAAGTCCCTTGTGGAAAGGAAGCATCCGTGTTAA
- a CDS encoding phosphatidate cytidylyltransferase — MKARIERKKILTAILLIPPLIGLIAWGPPLLFALMVFATIGVGLLEFHKLALGQMTLLQRWVGIGAGCLFSLAFVYGQGERFPFFLASMLILLCLFYLVSVNHLPTVISQMGITLLGIFYVGFLLSHIILIRNRAGGELWVLFLVLAIWAGDICALFGGTLFGRHKLYPRISPNKTYEGFLSAILGSVAIGGAFVSLFLPQLPLGKALLMAIGLGILGQLGDLTESMLKRSAQVKDSGGLFPGHGGVLDRIDSFLFATPFFYYLLPQLVKETR, encoded by the coding sequence ATGAAGGCAAGAATCGAAAGAAAGAAGATCTTGACCGCCATCCTTCTCATCCCCCCCTTGATCGGTTTGATCGCCTGGGGCCCCCCCCTCCTGTTTGCCCTGATGGTCTTTGCTACGATCGGGGTCGGTCTCCTCGAGTTTCACAAACTCGCCCTCGGCCAGATGACGCTCCTCCAGCGGTGGGTGGGCATCGGAGCGGGATGCCTCTTCTCCCTCGCCTTCGTCTATGGACAGGGGGAACGATTCCCCTTCTTCCTCGCCTCGATGCTCATTCTCCTCTGCCTCTTCTATCTCGTCTCGGTGAACCACCTCCCCACGGTCATCTCCCAGATGGGAATTACCCTTTTGGGGATCTTCTATGTGGGATTTCTCCTCTCCCATATCATCCTCATTCGGAATCGGGCCGGAGGAGAACTCTGGGTCCTCTTCCTCGTCCTGGCGATCTGGGCGGGGGACATCTGTGCCCTGTTCGGAGGCACGCTCTTCGGAAGGCATAAACTTTATCCGAGGATCAGTCCGAACAAAACCTACGAAGGGTTTCTTTCGGCCATCCTCGGCTCCGTGGCCATCGGAGGGGCTTTCGTTTCTCTCTTCCTCCCCCAACTCCCCTTGGGGAAGGCCCTCCTCATGGCCATTGGCCTGGGGATTCTGGGCCAATTGGGCGATCTGACCGAATCGATGCTCAAACGCTCTGCCCAGGTGAAGGATTCCGGAGGACTCTTCCCCGGGCACGGGGGGGTCCTGGATCGAATCGATAGCTTTCTTTTCGCCACCCCCTTCTTCTATTATCTCCTCCCCCAACTGGTCAAGGAGACCCGATGA